The Thermoanaerobaculia bacterium DNA segment GATTCCCTACCGTTCCAATTAAAAACAGAATCGTTTTTCAGTGGACCCTACTTTATCATCTGTTACAATAAAAATGGAAAACATTAAATCATTATTAATTATCTGTTTGTAGTTTATCTCGATAAATGAGAGCATATTCTTATATATATGTAATTTATCTTTGTTGAAAAAGTAAACCGGATTCCAATTTGTCAATCCTGTCCAAAGCAAATTCTCAGAATCATAACTCACATGGCATTGATGAAAAATACTTGGCCAATCATCATTAACATTTTTAGCTGAATCTTTATCCAAATAATTATATTGGCTATCACCAACCTTGTAATAAAGCAGATCATTGCTATGTATTGTGATTACATAACTTGAGGCCATCCATATCTGATTGAAATCTGGAGTGTATTCAGAACAGGATGGGGACGAAATAAAGATCAGAATAAAGAGAATAAAGGAAAAATATTTGTGTTCAATCATAATTATCCTTAGTTGCTTATTAAGATTATGGTATCCATGGATTAAGTTGAGGGATTTTAAATCTACATATTTCATTGTAGTGACCAATTAATTTGTCCACTTTTCTGTCTCGAAATCGTTTGACACGTCAGGGTATTTTTTCATCATTCCGTAGCGATATAGTAACAGTTCCACGGCCTTTCGTCGAGCCCTGCTTATCCATTACACGGAGGGGAAATCTGTCGGGTTACAGGATGCTCTCATTCAGGAGTAGTAAGTCGTCGGGGTCAGAACTTATATCTTTACTTTTCAGACTTTTTTCTTTGCCCTGCAAATGCATCCTGGCTCCCCTTCGGATCGGAATAAGGCTAGACTGTGGAAATAGAATGCTGAAACACCGCACTCATGACAACCGCTACCGACTCACGAATCTCACGATTATTGGATCTATGGGGACCATGGCGAACCTAATGACGGATGCAAATTACAAGGTCACAGGAATCACCTGTAACTATAAGAGTTTCCAGGTTAGGATCTTCCGGGAGTAGGCGTCCAGAAGGTGGAATGGATGACGGGTCTCGTTATCCAGCAATAATCGAAACATGGTGGCCGTGTATAATGGATTCATGCGGGCACTTATCCTTTTATTACCACTCCTTTTGGGTATTCCCCTTTTTGCTTCGGTACGCTCCAGTGCTGTGGCGGGTTCGTGGTATCCCGGTGATCCCGGAGCTCTGCGAAAGATGGTGGAAGGGTACCTGGCGGAGGCGGGGAAGGAAAAACGGAACGGAACCATTTCTGCACTGATCGTACCTCACGCCGGTTATGTCTATTCGGCCGGTGTCGCGGCCCATGCCTACTCTGAAGTGAAGGGAGGCTCCTATGACAGGGTCATTCTACTGGGTACGAGCCACTATTCGGGACACCGCGGGCTTTCCGTGGGTGATTACTCCGCGTATCAGACTCCTCTGGGGGATATTCCGGTTGACCGGGAGGCCGTGAAGAAGCTCCTGAAACACAAGGGAGTAAGCTTCATTCCCTCGGCCCACGTGCGGGAACATTCACTGGAAGCCCAGCTTCCCTTCCTCCAGGTTGTCCTCCCCAATGTGCCGATTGTGACGATCCTACCGGGACACGCGACGCCCTTGGAGGACGATCCCGAGCTGGTGGAGGCCATTCGAGAGGTTGTGGATGACCGGACCCTTGTCATCGTCTCTACCGATTTCACCCACTATGGGAGACGATTTGACTATGTCCCCTTCGATCAAGACATTGCGAGACGATTGAAGGCGCTGGACCTTGGAGCCTTTCACCTTCTTTCTTCTTCGGATCCTGCTGATTTCCAGATGTATCTCGATATTACGGAGGCGAGCATCTGCGGCCAGAGGGCTCTGAGGCTCCTGATGTCTCTCTTTCCCGGAGCGAAGTATGAACTCCTGAAGTATGCAACAAGCGGTGATCTTACCGGGGATTACTCCACCTGTGTGTCGTATGTGGCCGGTGCCGTAATCCCCGCTCCGGGATCACCATCGAAGCGCCAGGCTGCCCATCCGCTCTCAGGCTCTCTGGATGCAGGAGAAAAAGAAGTTCTGCTTCGTCTGGCCCGTGCAACCCTGGAGGCTCGCCTGCTGGGCTCCGGCAGCCTGTCGGACGCTCTGTTGGCCGTCCCTTCCACCGGGCATCTGCGGGAGATCGCGGGTGCTTTTGTGACGCTGAACAAGGACGGGAATCTTCGGGGCTGCATCGGGTATATTGAAGGGATCAAACCCCTGTACCAGGCCGTTGTGGATAACGCCATCTCCGCTTCGTCCAGAGATTACAGGTTTCATCCCGTGAAGGCTGATGAGCTCAAAGATATATCCGTTGAAGTGTCCGTGCTTTCTCCGCTGAAACCTGTGGATTCCTGGTCTGAGATTAAGTTGGGGACCCATGGAGTCATCCTGCAAAAGGGAGGACGTAGGGCCGTATTTCTCCCGCAGGTCGCCACAGAGACGGGATGGAGCCTGGAAGAGTTTCTCTCCCATCTGGCCCAGAAGGCAGGATTGCCGGGGGATGCCTGGAGGGAGGGAGCGGAGTTCGAAGTCTTTACCGCGGAGGTGTTTCATGAAGGATCTGAACCGTAGGGAAGTTCTCGTTGGCCTGGCGGGAATGCCCCTTCTCCTGGCGGCCGGAAAATCACCATCAAAAACTCCGGTTATCCGATTGTCGGAGACGCCGACAGCCGCAAACCTATCCCTGGGATTGAACGCTCTGTGCACGGGAAAGAGCTCGTTCCTTAAAGAAGAGCTGAGGCCGTCGGATATTGTGGGAATTAAGCTGAATTGCCTGGCGGGACGCAGGCTTTCCCCCCGCCCGGAGCTGGTCGATTCCCTCGTTGCCTTGCTGACGGAAGCCGGGATCAAACCCTCGAATATCTACGTTTTTGACCGCTCCGACAGGGAGCTGGTCAAAGCGGGTTTTCCTCTGTCCCCGGATGGGAAGGGACCCCGAGTTGTCGGGATTAATCAGGATTATGAAAAGGAAGTTTCGGAGTCCGGACCTGTGGGGAGCTGTTATGCCACCCTTGTAACCCGCACTGTAACCCGGCTGATCAACGTGAGCGTACTGAAGGATCACGATCTCGCCGGCGTTTCCGTGGGAATGAAAAATTTTTACGGCGTCATCCACAATCCGAACAAATATCACATGGATGCATGCTCTCCCTACGTGGCCCATGTCGTCAACCACCCCTCCATTCGCACAAAGCTTGTACTGACAGTCATCGATGCTTCGGTGGCTCAGTACCATGGGGGGCCGGCCTACAATCCCAGGTATACCTGGAAAGAGGGCGCAATCTATATGGCCCGTGATCCCGTTGCCCTCGATGCGGTGGGGTGGGATCGGATCGAGAAGGTTCGAAAAGAAAAAGGAATGGCCTCGCTGAAGGCCGAAAAACGAGAACCGGCCTACATCGCTGCAGCCCAGGCCCTTGGCCTGGGTACGGCGGATCTTTCTGCAATCGAGGTTGTTTCCCTTTAGGCTGTTTAGGGGTGGTATGCGGACGATTTCGGGGCAGGCTCGTGATACACTACCTCCCTTACCAGTGAGGAGGCCTTATGGCACGAAGATATTGCGGAACCTTACGAGAAGAGGATAACGGAACCCACGTCCTGTTGTTCGGATGGGTCCAGCGCGTCCGCGAACTGGGAGGACTTCGGTTTGTTCTCCTCCGGGACCGCGAAGGATCGGTCCAGGTTGTGGGAGATTCCTCCTTGAATCCGGCGGTTTTTTCGGCAATGGGCTCTCTGGGCGGCGAAGATGTTGTACGAATCGAGGGAGAGGTTCGGGAGAGGCCGAAGGATATGGTGAATCGTTCCATGGTCACAGGCGGTATCGAAGTTGTTGCCAGATCCCTCACCGTCCTATCAAAATCCGAAGTTCCCCCCTTTGTCATTGAGGACGAGGTCAAGGCCAGTGAAGAATTGCGTTTGACCTATCGCTATCTCGACCTTCGCCGGCCCTGGATGAACCGGAACCTCTATCTACGCCACCGGGCCGCAATGGAAATCCGGAAACATCTTTCGGACCATGGATTTATTGAGGTCGAAACCCCGATGCTGACCCGCTCCACCCCGGAGGGAGCCAGGGACTTTCTCGTTCCGAGCCGGGTCCACCGCGGCCAGTTCTATGCTCTGCCGCAATCCCCACAGCTCTTTAAACAGCTGCTGATGGTGAGCGGGCTGGATCGATATTTCCAGGTTGTAAGGTGCTTCAGGGACGAAGATCTTCGGGCCGATCGACAGCCTGAATTTACCCAGATCGATATGGAAGCCTCCTTTATCACGCCCGATGATCTGTTTACGATTATCGAGGGATTGCTTCAGAAGGTCTTTGCCCTGGTGGATGTTTCTCTTCCGGTTCCCTTTGCCCGAATCTCCTACACGGAAGCTATGGAAAAGTACGGCTCCGATCGTCCGGATATGAGAATTCCCTGGATAATTCAGGACCTTTCCACGATCTTCGAGGGTACGGAATTCCGTGTCTTTCAGTCAGTCATGGAAAATGGAGGCACAATTCGGGGACTCCACGTTCCGGGTGCTGAATTTTCCAGGAAAGATCTCGGGGAACTCGAGGAGGGAGTGAAAAAGCTCGGTCTCGGTGGATTGGCCTGGATCCGCTGGAAGGAGGATGTGGAAAGTTCCTTCCGTAAATTCATTACCGACGATCAGATTCAGGCGATGAAGAAGATGTTCCATCCCGAAATGGGAGGAGGTATGACCTTTGTCGCGGCCGGACCCGCGAAGACGGCTCTCTCTGCTCTTGGATGGCTTCGGCTCCATCTTGCCGATCGACTGAATGTGATCCCTCCGCAGTCTTTTTCTCCTGTATGGGTCGTGGACTTTCCGCTCGTGGAATGGAACGAAGAAGAGTCAAGGTTGGACCCCCTGCATCATCCTTTCACATCCCCGCACCCGGAGGATATTCCTCTCATGGATACGGAGCCACTGAAAGTCAGGGCTCTGGCCTACGACGTTGTGATCAACGGGAACGAGATTGGCGGCGGCTCGATCCGAATCCATACGAGCGATCTCCAGCAGAAGCTCTTTACGATGATTGGAATCGGCGAAGAAGAGGCGAAGGAAAAATTCGGCTTTCTCATGGATGCCTTTCGGTACGGTGCACCTCCCCACGGAGGAATAGCCCTGGGTTTCGATCGCCTGGTCATGCTCCTGGCCGGTGCCGCCTCCATCCGTGATGTCATTGCCTTTCCAAAGACCACGACGGCATCATGCCTGCTGACCCGGGCCCCTGCGGACGTGGATGAAAGACAGCTGAAGGAACTGGGAATCGATCTTACCCATCGGGAATGACGGACAGGGTGATCAGAAGCTGCGTATCCTTTCTACAACAGGGCAAAATATTGGAAGCGAGAAGAGTTTTATGAGAACCGTTGAATGCCTTCAGCTACTGGGTACGGCGGGAGCGGCAGTTGGATCGATTGTGGTTTCCTTCAAAATGAGGTTACTCAGGCACCTGAGAAGGAAAGGTGCAACGAGCCCGGAAGGAGCCATTCCTCTTGATCTGCGTGCCCCCCTTTCCCGATGGTTCCGGGATCGTCTCCTCCGGGCCGGAGTCCTGGTTTCACCGGATGAGGGGACCTTTTTCCTGAATGAGGAAGCCTACCGTATCTATCGAAACAGACGAATCCGGCTCGCTCTGAGCATCCTGGTGACCGGGGCGGCTCTCCTGGCTCTGGCACTTAAATTTTTCAATTGATGGGGTAACCTGTCCCCCCCCTTTTTTCCTTGATATTAGAACCCATCCCAGCCCCAACGTATGGAGTATGGCTTTGATTCAGAGGATAAAGGACTGGTCTTCCGTCTCGTCCGTGGAAACCTTTACGTTACAGCCGTTCATCTCCACCAGCATGTAGTCCGGCACGTTCGGGGAGGGGAAGTAGCGTTTGAAGAGGGGAAAGGACTCCAGGAAGGAAGTTTTTACGGCCGGATCCTCCACAATCCTGGCCTTTCCAGCGACTCGAATATGGACCATATCTTCAAAGGTCCATGCGGCTTCTACCCGGGGATTCGCGAGGATCTGTGAGACCTTATCGGAATTGGTATAGGTACAGAAATGGAGTTTGCCCATGTGAAAACGAAGGGCAATAGGACGCACTCGCGGCTGATCTACATCCAGGGTTGCAAGGTAGCCAAAGGAGTCATCCCGGTTGATTCGTTCAAGAAAATCCTCTCGCGTCATGGTCTGTCTCCTTCTTCCGAATGGCCGACCTGCCGAAGGATCCATGCAAAGTCAAAGGCGTCTTCCCGGAGCGCATCATACCGTCCCGATGCACCGCCATGGCCCGCATCCATGTTGGTTACGAGAAGGAGCTCGTTATGATCTGTCTTGAGGCTCCGGAGCCGGGCGACATACTTCGCAGGTTCCCAGAACATGACCTGGCTGTCAAAGAGGGACGTTTTCACGAGGATTGCCGGATAATCCTTAGCCTCGAGATTCGTATAAGGGCAGTAGGATCGAATGTATGCAAAAGCTTCCGGTTCATTCGGATTCCCCCATTCCAGGTATTCCTCCGTTGTCAGCGGAAGATCGGGATTCAGCATGGTGTTGATCACATCCACAAAGGGAACGTACGTTACAATCGATTTGAAGAGGTCGGGCCTCATGTTGGTGATTGCCCCCATGAGGAGACCGCCTGCGCTACCCCCGGTGGCCACGAGAAGATCTGGATTTGTGTAACCGGCAGATATGAGATGTTCGGCACAGGCGATAAAGTCTGTGAATGTGTTTTTTTTGTGCATCAGCTTCCCGTCTTCGT contains these protein-coding regions:
- the amrB gene encoding AmmeMemoRadiSam system protein B, translated to MRALILLLPLLLGIPLFASVRSSAVAGSWYPGDPGALRKMVEGYLAEAGKEKRNGTISALIVPHAGYVYSAGVAAHAYSEVKGGSYDRVILLGTSHYSGHRGLSVGDYSAYQTPLGDIPVDREAVKKLLKHKGVSFIPSAHVREHSLEAQLPFLQVVLPNVPIVTILPGHATPLEDDPELVEAIREVVDDRTLVIVSTDFTHYGRRFDYVPFDQDIARRLKALDLGAFHLLSSSDPADFQMYLDITEASICGQRALRLLMSLFPGAKYELLKYATSGDLTGDYSTCVSYVAGAVIPAPGSPSKRQAAHPLSGSLDAGEKEVLLRLARATLEARLLGSGSLSDALLAVPSTGHLREIAGAFVTLNKDGNLRGCIGYIEGIKPLYQAVVDNAISASSRDYRFHPVKADELKDISVEVSVLSPLKPVDSWSEIKLGTHGVILQKGGRRAVFLPQVATETGWSLEEFLSHLAQKAGLPGDAWREGAEFEVFTAEVFHEGSEP
- a CDS encoding DUF362 domain-containing protein — translated: MKDLNRREVLVGLAGMPLLLAAGKSPSKTPVIRLSETPTAANLSLGLNALCTGKSSFLKEELRPSDIVGIKLNCLAGRRLSPRPELVDSLVALLTEAGIKPSNIYVFDRSDRELVKAGFPLSPDGKGPRVVGINQDYEKEVSESGPVGSCYATLVTRTVTRLINVSVLKDHDLAGVSVGMKNFYGVIHNPNKYHMDACSPYVAHVVNHPSIRTKLVLTVIDASVAQYHGGPAYNPRYTWKEGAIYMARDPVALDAVGWDRIEKVRKEKGMASLKAEKREPAYIAAAQALGLGTADLSAIEVVSL
- the aspS gene encoding aspartate--tRNA ligase, which gives rise to MARRYCGTLREEDNGTHVLLFGWVQRVRELGGLRFVLLRDREGSVQVVGDSSLNPAVFSAMGSLGGEDVVRIEGEVRERPKDMVNRSMVTGGIEVVARSLTVLSKSEVPPFVIEDEVKASEELRLTYRYLDLRRPWMNRNLYLRHRAAMEIRKHLSDHGFIEVETPMLTRSTPEGARDFLVPSRVHRGQFYALPQSPQLFKQLLMVSGLDRYFQVVRCFRDEDLRADRQPEFTQIDMEASFITPDDLFTIIEGLLQKVFALVDVSLPVPFARISYTEAMEKYGSDRPDMRIPWIIQDLSTIFEGTEFRVFQSVMENGGTIRGLHVPGAEFSRKDLGELEEGVKKLGLGGLAWIRWKEDVESSFRKFITDDQIQAMKKMFHPEMGGGMTFVAAGPAKTALSALGWLRLHLADRLNVIPPQSFSPVWVVDFPLVEWNEEESRLDPLHHPFTSPHPEDIPLMDTEPLKVRALAYDVVINGNEIGGGSIRIHTSDLQQKLFTMIGIGEEEAKEKFGFLMDAFRYGAPPHGGIALGFDRLVMLLAGAASIRDVIAFPKTTTASCLLTRAPADVDERQLKELGIDLTHRE
- a CDS encoding pyridoxamine 5'-phosphate oxidase family protein; amino-acid sequence: MTREDFLERINRDDSFGYLATLDVDQPRVRPIALRFHMGKLHFCTYTNSDKVSQILANPRVEAAWTFEDMVHIRVAGKARIVEDPAVKTSFLESFPLFKRYFPSPNVPDYMLVEMNGCNVKVSTDETEDQSFIL